The genomic interval GTATGTACCCCTTGCAGCAACACAACCTGATCTTTATCAAACCCGATTTTTTTGTTCATGATATAATTCATCTGCCGGTAGATAATAAAAGTACCTATAATGAGTACAATAGAGGTAGTGAACTGAAAGATCACCAGTAAACTTCTGGTATTAGAACTTTTGCTTCCCCGGCTTAATTTCCCTTTCAGTACATCAATCGGTTTAAAGGCAGACAGGTAGAAAGCAGGATATAAACCGGCTATTATGCCAATTACAACCGCTGCACCAATCAGTATAGGAAATAGCCACCATTCCATCCAGGGCAGAGAAAGCGATTTGGCTGAAAGGGTATTAAAATAAGGCAATAATAACACTGCCAGTAGTATACCTATGGCGAAAGACAGAAAGCTGAACAGCATAGATTCGGTGAGAAACTGCTTTACAAGGCTGCTGCGGAAGGAACCTACCACTTTACGGATACCTACTTCTTTGGCCCGGTTAGCCGATTTAGCTGTAGAAAGATTGATAAAGTTAATGCAGGCAATAATGAGGATAAAGGCTGCCACCGCCCCGAATATCCACACAAAACGGATGTCCCCATGGTTTAACCGATCTTGAATTTTATCAGATTTCAGGTGTATATCTGTAATAGGCTGCAGAGAAAAGCTTGCTTTTTTTAATAATTCTTCCGGGTTTGGCGCTCCCTCTTTTTTTAAAAGCGGCAGGTAGTAATTTGTCAGAATAGACAACAGCTTTTTTTCAAGTTGCCTGGCATCTGTATCTGGGCGTACTACGATATACGTAGGATAGTTAGAAGCCCCCCAGTACGTCTGCTCTCCCGGCCAGAACTCCCGGCTAGTCATGGTAATTAAGAAATCATACGTTAAATGAGAATTGGCAGGGAAATCTTCAAATACCCCTCCTACTGTAAATGGATTCTTCTCATCATTATTGAGGATCATTACTTTACCCACCGGATTTTCGCCTGGAAAAAATTTATCCGCTTTGCTCTTAGATAGTGCAATTGTATTAGGTTGAGCTAAGGCATTTTTACGTTCGCCATACACCATAGGTACCTTCAGCATATCCAGCATTTGCTGATCCGCATAAGTAAATCCTTCCTCATAGGTATTCTCTAATACATCCACCCGTCTGATCTGATTACTTCCGGCACCAAACAATTCACTTGGGTTCAAACGTCCCACTCGCTCAATTTCGGGATAATCTTGTTTTATAGCAGTAGCAAAAGGGGCTGGCCAGGCAACTCCTTTTTTTATTTCTCCATTATCATTATAAACTTGAACTACTCTGTAAATGCGGTCTTTATCCGGAATGTGCTGGTCGTAACTGAGTTCATCCCGTATAAATAAACTAATGAGTAAACAGGCAGCAATTCCTAAGGCAAAACCGCCGATTTTTATAGAGGAATATGTTTTGTGCTTGAACATATTCCGCCAGGCAATTCTAAAGTAACTTTCAAACATATCAGCAAAATTTGAGTGGGTGGATAATGATTTCCGGATGGCAAACGGACGAAAATAATGCAGTACCTGGTAATAATAATTGAGTTTTGCACGGTAGACAGAAC from Rhodocytophaga rosea carries:
- a CDS encoding ABC transporter permease yields the protein MSNRSNHIPPRLAQRILLGFLREDIAEEVLGDLDEKFYARLKAGSVYRAKLNYYYQVLHYFRPFAIRKSLSTHSNFADMFESYFRIAWRNMFKHKTYSSIKIGGFALGIAACLLISLFIRDELSYDQHIPDKDRIYRVVQVYNDNGEIKKGVAWPAPFATAIKQDYPEIERVGRLNPSELFGAGSNQIRRVDVLENTYEEGFTYADQQMLDMLKVPMVYGERKNALAQPNTIALSKSKADKFFPGENPVGKVMILNNDEKNPFTVGGVFEDFPANSHLTYDFLITMTSREFWPGEQTYWGASNYPTYIVVRPDTDARQLEKKLLSILTNYYLPLLKKEGAPNPEELLKKASFSLQPITDIHLKSDKIQDRLNHGDIRFVWIFGAVAAFILIIACINFINLSTAKSANRAKEVGIRKVVGSFRSSLVKQFLTESMLFSFLSFAIGILLAVLLLPYFNTLSAKSLSLPWMEWWLFPILIGAAVVIGIIAGLYPAFYLSAFKPIDVLKGKLSRGSKSSNTRSLLVIFQFTTSIVLIIGTFIIYRQMNYIMNKKIGFDKDQVVLLQGVHTLGEKVQTLKTELLRLPEVKHVSVSDYLPIKGTKRNGNGFHRESGPNADQEVSAQFWQVDQDYLQTMGITLIEGRNFSAQMATDSQAVIINQAMVKKMGFKNPTQERIKNWETWQIIGVIEDFHFESMRDSIQPMVLALGNSPSVVSVKVKTTDMAGALQAVQKVWKEVAPYQPIRYTFLDESFAKMYEDVQRAGRVFSSFAILAIIVACLGLYGLSSFMVEQRSKEIGIRLVLGASIQNIFSLLTINFVKLVLISFAIAVPIAWYMMNKWLEDFVYRTPVSASIFVFAGLTALLIALFTISYQAIRAALVNPVKNLRSE